The window GCCTTCTTCTTTATCCCGATGCAGGTGCGCTACTTTATCTGGGTCGTGGCGGCCATCGACCTGCTCGGCGCCATCCAGGGCGGCGGCGGCATCGCCCACCTCGCGCACATCGGTGGCCTGTTCACGGGCATGCTGATGATGCGCACGGGCTGGTACCGGCGGCGCTGGCTGGATCTCGGCGGC is drawn from bacterium and contains these coding sequences:
- a CDS encoding rhomboid family intramembrane serine protease; amino-acid sequence: AFFFIPMQVRYFIWVVAAIDLLGAIQGGGGIAHLAHIGGLFTGMLMMRTGWYRRRWLDLGGWRRRRVLQKQRDRHRRVDEILEKVSREGIHSLKASEREFLERARRDR